The following proteins are co-located in the Pedobacter frigiditerrae genome:
- a CDS encoding glucose-1-phosphate adenylyltransferase — MTENVLGVILGGGQGSRLSPLTQTRSKPAVPIGGKYRLVDIPISNCMNSGIHRMFVLTQFNSASLNKHIKNTYHFSHFSKAFVDILAAEQTPDNPTWFQGTADAVRQCMHHITNHEFDYILILSGDQLYQMDFKAMLKAHVDKGAEISIATIPVNAKDATDFGILKTDEESFITSFIEKPKSDLLPDWTSETSDEMKGAGRNYLASMGIYIFNRDLLIKMLNENPDEKDFGKEIIPRALLNNHVLSYQYEGYWTDIGNISSFFEANLGLTDELPLFNMFDSAHTIFTRARMLPPSKISGTTLERTIIAEGCIIQASRVERAVLGIRSRIGRGTTIANSYIMGSDHYQTLKDIQEETQAGHPLLGIGDRCYINNAIVDKNCRIGNDVRINGGSHLAEGDYGLYVVKDGIVVVKKGVTIPNGTVI, encoded by the coding sequence ATGACCGAAAACGTATTGGGTGTAATTCTTGGCGGCGGCCAAGGATCTAGATTATCTCCGCTAACTCAAACCCGCTCTAAACCCGCAGTACCAATAGGTGGTAAATACCGTCTGGTTGATATTCCTATCTCAAATTGTATGAACTCCGGCATCCACCGTATGTTCGTTTTAACACAATTTAATTCGGCTTCGCTAAATAAGCATATTAAAAACACTTATCACTTTAGTCACTTTTCTAAAGCATTTGTTGATATTTTAGCGGCAGAGCAAACGCCAGATAACCCAACTTGGTTTCAAGGAACTGCAGATGCGGTTAGGCAATGTATGCATCACATTACCAATCACGAGTTTGATTACATTTTGATTCTTTCTGGAGACCAATTGTACCAAATGGATTTTAAAGCAATGCTGAAAGCTCACGTAGATAAAGGAGCAGAAATTTCTATTGCTACTATTCCTGTAAACGCAAAAGATGCAACTGATTTTGGTATTTTGAAAACCGATGAGGAAAGTTTCATTACTTCATTTATAGAAAAACCGAAGTCAGATTTATTGCCAGATTGGACTTCTGAAACGAGTGATGAGATGAAAGGTGCTGGTAGAAATTACCTAGCTTCTATGGGTATTTATATTTTTAATAGGGATTTGCTGATTAAAATGTTAAATGAAAACCCTGATGAAAAAGATTTCGGAAAGGAAATTATTCCAAGAGCTTTATTAAATAACCATGTTTTAAGCTATCAATATGAAGGTTACTGGACAGATATTGGTAATATTTCATCATTCTTTGAAGCTAATTTAGGCTTAACGGATGAGCTGCCTTTGTTTAACATGTTTGATAGTGCCCATACTATTTTCACTAGGGCAAGGATGTTACCTCCATCTAAAATATCTGGTACAACCTTAGAAAGAACTATCATTGCCGAAGGTTGTATTATTCAAGCAAGTAGGGTAGAAAGAGCTGTTTTGGGTATTCGTTCAAGAATTGGAAGAGGCACTACAATCGCCAACTCTTATATTATGGGAAGCGACCATTACCAAACTTTAAAAGACATTCAAGAAGAAACTCAAGCTGGTCACCCATTGTTGGGTATAGGCGATAGATGTTACATTAACAATGCAATTGTAGATAAAAACTGCAGAATTGGTAACGATGTCCGCATTAATGGTGGTTCGCATCTGGCGGAAGGAGATTATGGATTATATGTAGTTAAAGATGGAATTGTAGTGGTTAAAAAAGGGGTTACCATACCAAATGGAACCGTGATATAA
- a CDS encoding CDP-alcohol phosphatidyltransferase family protein, with protein sequence MSIPYLLILFRFLLAPTIIILSFLMREDAAYIVLTLMFLGLFSDILDGIIARKMKIDTEKMRRLDSQTDLIFWLSIAFSCYLIYPALIKENWIGVIAVVTMEAMCYMVSLIKFGKETCTHAFVSKMWGLTLLATFTCLLGFAYGGWMMKTCIVLGLISQLDVILIILFLPKWTHDIPSFYHAILIRKGIEFKKSKYLNS encoded by the coding sequence ATGAGCATTCCCTATTTGTTAATTCTATTCCGGTTTTTACTAGCACCAACTATTATTATTCTTTCTTTTTTAATGAGGGAAGATGCAGCTTACATTGTACTTACCCTAATGTTTTTGGGTTTGTTTTCTGATATTTTAGATGGCATTATTGCCAGAAAAATGAAAATTGATACAGAGAAAATGAGGCGATTGGATAGTCAAACGGATTTAATATTCTGGTTAAGCATTGCATTTAGCTGTTATTTGATTTATCCAGCATTGATTAAAGAAAATTGGATTGGGGTAATTGCAGTTGTGACAATGGAAGCAATGTGTTACATGGTTAGCTTAATCAAATTTGGTAAGGAAACTTGCACCCACGCTTTTGTTTCAAAAATGTGGGGACTTACTTTACTCGCAACATTTACCTGTTTATTAGGTTTCGCCTATGGCGGATGGATGATGAAAACTTGTATTGTCTTAGGGTTGATTTCTCAATTGGATGTAATTCTTATCATCTTATTCTTGCCTAAATGGACACATGATATTCCCAGCTTTTACCATGCAATTTTAATTCGAAAAGGAATTGAGTTTAAAAAGAGTAAGTATTTGAATAGCTAG
- a CDS encoding efflux RND transporter periplasmic adaptor subunit produces MDKVIQKKRFNKKTILIIVGAAIFIALVAYGYSLSLNKTYKAEADKITVSKVQYGDFEDVVLLNASVVPLTSVIVSSSEGGTVAQIFTENGASVVAGTPLLRIANPNALSSYTASETSITEQINQLRKLRLDLEQNQRVMSQDMMDIENSLRTATRKYKIDSTLFSKKVITQQEFNVSSQDYEYYQGRKALLKQAVRQENQSRVMQLQQIELSISRMNESLQTIRQNIENMTIKAPVSGRLSSYDPVIGKSYSANEMLGKIDVMQGYKLQAGVDEYYINRVKEGQTAQCEFNGKTYSLRVSKVIPEVTAGQFQVEMVFEGKSPDELRRGLSLQVKLTLSDNSKSLLLAQGQFFQSTGGSWVFVVNNGKATKRSVKIGRKNYLYYEVLEGLQKDEEVITSSYDQFNQYDIIEINK; encoded by the coding sequence ATGGACAAAGTAATACAGAAAAAGAGATTTAATAAAAAAACGATATTAATTATTGTCGGTGCTGCAATTTTTATCGCATTAGTTGCTTATGGTTACAGTTTATCATTAAATAAAACTTATAAAGCAGAGGCTGATAAAATTACAGTTAGTAAAGTTCAATATGGTGATTTTGAAGATGTAGTTTTACTAAATGCAAGTGTAGTGCCACTAACATCTGTAATTGTAAGTTCGTCTGAAGGTGGTACCGTTGCACAAATTTTTACAGAAAATGGAGCATCGGTTGTTGCTGGAACTCCACTTTTAAGAATTGCTAATCCGAATGCGTTATCGAGCTATACAGCAAGCGAAACAAGTATAACAGAACAAATTAACCAATTAAGGAAATTGAGATTAGACTTGGAACAAAATCAAAGGGTAATGAGCCAAGATATGATGGATATTGAAAACAGTTTAAGGACTGCTACCCGCAAATATAAAATTGATAGCACTTTGTTTTCTAAAAAGGTAATTACACAACAAGAATTTAATGTTTCTAGTCAGGATTATGAATATTACCAAGGTAGAAAAGCATTACTGAAACAAGCAGTTCGTCAAGAAAACCAAAGCCGTGTAATGCAATTACAACAGATTGAGCTTTCTATTTCTAGAATGAACGAAAGTTTGCAAACCATTAGACAGAACATTGAGAACATGACGATTAAAGCACCTGTTTCTGGTCGTTTATCATCTTATGACCCAGTGATTGGAAAATCTTACAGTGCTAATGAAATGTTGGGTAAAATTGATGTGATGCAAGGTTACAAATTGCAAGCAGGAGTTGATGAATACTATATCAACCGTGTTAAAGAAGGGCAAACTGCGCAATGTGAATTTAATGGAAAAACTTATTCATTAAGAGTAAGCAAAGTTATTCCAGAAGTTACAGCTGGGCAATTTCAAGTAGAAATGGTTTTTGAAGGAAAATCTCCTGACGAGTTGAGAAGAGGCTTGTCTTTACAAGTGAAATTGACATTGTCTGATAATAGCAAATCGCTTTTATTGGCACAAGGACAGTTTTTCCAAAGCACAGGTGGAAGTTGGGTTTTTGTTGTGAATAATGGGAAAGCAACTAAAAGAAGCGTAAAAATTGGTCGCAAAAACTACTTGTACTATGAAGTATTGGAAGGTTTGCAGAAAGACGAAGAAGTTATTACATCGTCTTACGACCAGTTTAACCAGTATGATATAATAGAGATAAATAAATAA
- a CDS encoding sigma-54 dependent transcriptional regulator, which produces MIDANILVIDDDDDILLSARLFLKQHFNQVLTCKSPREINVLLSKNEVDIILLDMNYQKGASDGREGLYWLEHILSIDKDYVVILMTAFGNVELAVQAIKKGATDFILKPWENEKLFATLSAGAKLRQSNKKVKKLEKINTSIQGDMARKLEHIVGDDDSVQHLQKTLIKVAPTDANVLILGENGTGKQVFAYELHKNSLRRKQIFMHVDLGSLNENLFESELFGYAKGAFTDAREDKPGRFEMADGGTIFLDEIGNLSLPLQAKLLSVLQNRTVTRLGESKERKIDVRLISATNMPLNEMVAKGTFRQDLLFRINTVELILPPLRQRGNDIILLAYHFLQSFSNKYHKNIKNINTKAEQTLLNYSWPGNIRELQHVLERAVIMTDGLEISENDLQLSPQKFGNQAVLQTDMPLDEMEKMMVNKAIEKHKGNISRAAAELGLTRAALYRRIEKFGL; this is translated from the coding sequence ATGATAGACGCAAACATTCTTGTAATTGATGACGATGACGATATTCTATTAAGCGCTCGTCTTTTCTTAAAACAACATTTTAATCAAGTGTTGACTTGTAAATCTCCAAGGGAGATTAATGTGCTATTAAGTAAAAATGAAGTTGATATCATTTTACTGGACATGAATTATCAAAAAGGTGCAAGTGATGGTCGCGAGGGATTATATTGGTTAGAGCATATCCTTTCTATAGATAAAGACTATGTAGTGATTTTAATGACTGCCTTTGGAAACGTAGAATTAGCCGTTCAGGCCATAAAAAAAGGAGCTACAGATTTCATTCTTAAACCTTGGGAAAATGAAAAGTTATTTGCTACACTTTCCGCAGGTGCAAAACTCCGACAATCGAATAAAAAGGTAAAAAAATTAGAGAAAATAAACACCTCAATACAAGGTGATATGGCTCGTAAACTAGAGCATATTGTTGGTGATGATGATAGTGTACAACATCTTCAAAAAACATTAATAAAAGTTGCCCCTACTGATGCCAATGTTTTAATTTTAGGTGAAAACGGAACAGGAAAACAGGTTTTTGCTTACGAATTACATAAAAATTCCTTAAGAAGGAAACAAATTTTTATGCATGTAGATTTGGGCTCTCTAAACGAAAATCTATTTGAAAGTGAGCTTTTTGGTTATGCAAAAGGTGCGTTTACTGATGCTAGAGAAGACAAACCTGGTCGGTTTGAAATGGCTGATGGCGGCACTATATTCCTTGATGAAATTGGGAATCTTTCCCTTCCACTACAAGCAAAATTATTGAGCGTTTTGCAGAACAGAACCGTTACTCGCTTAGGGGAAAGTAAGGAAAGAAAAATTGATGTTCGTTTAATTAGCGCTACCAATATGCCATTAAATGAAATGGTAGCTAAAGGAACTTTTAGACAAGATTTACTTTTCAGAATTAATACAGTTGAATTAATCCTTCCACCACTCCGACAAAGAGGAAATGACATTATACTTTTAGCTTATCACTTTTTGCAAAGTTTTAGCAACAAGTACCATAAAAACATAAAAAACATCAATACAAAGGCAGAGCAAACACTCTTAAATTACAGTTGGCCTGGAAATATCAGAGAATTACAGCACGTTTTAGAAAGAGCTGTAATTATGACAGATGGTTTAGAAATCAGCGAAAATGATTTACAGTTGTCACCACAAAAATTTGGCAACCAAGCAGTTTTACAAACCGATATGCCTTTAGATGAAATGGAAAAAATGATGGTTAATAAAGCCATAGAGAAACACAAGGGAAATATTTCTAGAGCCGCAGCCGAATTAGGCTTAACAAGAGCAGCACTTTATAGAAGAATTGAGAAGTTTGGTCTTTAA
- a CDS encoding ABC transporter ATP-binding protein produces MIKIENLEKVYKTEEIETTALNGINLHVKEGEFVSIMGPSGCGKSTLLNVMGLLDKPESGSYKFIETELLTLNDRERSNFRKRNMGFVFQNFNLIDELTVFENIELPLIYNKVPAGERKKLVNEIIGRMNIVNRSGHFPQQLSGGQQQRVAVARALVTKPKLVLADEPTGNLDSTHGNEVMELLCELNETGTTIVMVTHSSHDASFSNRIINLKDGHVISEKINKGRTEELI; encoded by the coding sequence ATGATTAAAATTGAAAATCTGGAAAAAGTTTACAAAACTGAAGAAATTGAAACGACTGCCTTAAACGGAATTAATCTTCATGTAAAAGAAGGAGAGTTTGTTTCCATTATGGGGCCTTCTGGTTGCGGAAAATCAACTTTGTTAAACGTAATGGGACTTTTAGACAAACCTGAAAGTGGTAGTTATAAATTCATTGAAACAGAACTATTAACCTTGAACGATAGAGAACGTTCAAATTTCAGGAAAAGAAATATGGGTTTTGTGTTTCAAAATTTCAATTTAATTGATGAATTAACAGTTTTTGAAAACATTGAATTGCCATTAATTTACAATAAAGTTCCTGCTGGCGAGCGTAAAAAACTGGTGAATGAAATTATCGGTAGAATGAATATTGTCAATCGTTCAGGTCACTTTCCTCAACAACTTTCTGGAGGTCAGCAGCAACGTGTTGCCGTTGCAAGAGCTTTGGTTACCAAACCAAAATTGGTTTTAGCCGATGAGCCTACTGGAAATTTAGATAGTACACACGGTAATGAAGTAATGGAATTGCTTTGTGAGCTAAATGAAACGGGAACTACTATCGTAATGGTAACTCACTCAAGCCATGATGCAAGTTTCAGTAACAGAATCATTAACCTTAAAGATGGTCATGTTATCTCTGAAAAGATTAATAAAGGTAGAACGGAAGAACTAATCTAG
- a CDS encoding HAMP domain-containing sensor histidine kinase, with amino-acid sequence MFHQRFTFRLIVRLLFINIMALLLFYLVRNTQLWFTITGVSLILLGSIISLYYYINEIREDIKRFILAVKTRDHTLNFKNKATRGSFPELYESFNEIIQIHKDIQLEQDSIFQLIKTILEQVPVGVIVVKKQKSTQEKSEISFFNQAASNLLNVPAYSYWHRFEQHLPIFTKEIEQIDAGGKRFIELKIQDKFIQLSIEVIPLNLYGADYNIISFQNIKDEIEQKETEAWNRLIGVISHEILNSITPISSLSDTVNQMITNKESLNAEDLEDLKPALQTIKRRSEGLLDFVKDYRLIAELPTPNAEQHSIGEVLQHVKVLMQPMVSAKHIKLQVLQTASKISLQIDLKLIEQALINLITNSLYALEDTEQPVIEVTYRLAHNKVYIEVSDNGKGIEAANIEKIFVPFYTTRKNGSGIGLTITRNIMKMHRGSLEVDSVPNQRTTFSLVFNYA; translated from the coding sequence ATGTTTCACCAAAGATTTACTTTCCGCTTAATCGTTCGCCTGTTGTTCATCAACATCATGGCGCTGCTGCTGTTTTATTTGGTTAGGAACACACAATTATGGTTTACAATCACTGGGGTTAGTTTGATATTATTGGGTAGTATAATTTCCCTTTATTACTACATCAATGAAATCAGAGAAGACATTAAACGTTTCATTTTAGCGGTTAAAACCAGAGACCACACTTTAAATTTTAAGAACAAAGCTACCAGAGGGAGTTTCCCAGAATTGTATGAATCGTTTAATGAAATCATACAGATTCACAAGGACATACAACTAGAACAAGACTCTATTTTCCAATTAATAAAAACCATTTTAGAGCAAGTTCCAGTTGGCGTAATTGTAGTTAAGAAGCAAAAATCAACCCAAGAAAAATCGGAAATTTCTTTCTTTAATCAGGCAGCAAGCAATTTATTAAATGTTCCAGCGTATAGCTATTGGCATAGATTTGAGCAGCATTTACCTATTTTCACTAAAGAAATTGAACAGATAGATGCTGGCGGAAAACGTTTCATCGAGCTTAAAATTCAAGATAAATTTATCCAACTTTCTATCGAAGTTATTCCGCTGAATCTCTATGGTGCAGATTATAACATCATCTCTTTTCAAAACATTAAAGATGAAATTGAGCAAAAGGAAACCGAAGCTTGGAACCGTTTAATAGGTGTTATTTCTCACGAGATTTTAAATTCTATCACGCCAATCAGTTCTTTATCTGATACGGTAAACCAAATGATTACCAATAAAGAAAGTTTAAATGCCGAAGACCTTGAAGATTTAAAACCTGCTTTACAAACCATAAAACGAAGGTCGGAAGGCTTGCTAGACTTCGTAAAAGATTACCGCTTAATTGCCGAATTACCTACCCCAAATGCAGAACAACATAGCATTGGTGAAGTTTTACAACACGTAAAAGTGTTAATGCAGCCAATGGTTAGTGCCAAACACATTAAGTTGCAAGTTTTGCAAACGGCTTCAAAAATCTCGCTTCAAATAGATTTAAAGCTTATCGAACAGGCACTAATTAACCTCATTACCAACAGTTTGTATGCTTTAGAAGATACGGAACAGCCCGTAATTGAAGTTACCTACCGACTAGCGCATAACAAAGTTTATATCGAAGTAAGCGATAACGGAAAAGGTATAGAGGCGGCAAATATTGAGAAGATTTTTGTGCCATTTTATACCACTCGTAAAAATGGTTCGGGCATTGGCCTAACCATTACACGCAACATCATGAAAATGCACCGAGGTAGTTTAGAAGTTGATTCTGTGCCCAACCAACGAACAACTTTTTCATTGGTATTTAACTACGCTTAA